One Candidatus Dependentiae bacterium genomic window, GGTAGGAGTCAACTTGTTGCGGGAAGGTCTAGACTTGCCCGAGGTTGCATTTGTGGCAGTTATGGATGCTGATGTAGAAAGTTTCTTGCGCGATAAACGATCACTCATTCAGATTGTAGGTCGTGCGGCGCGTAATATGGATTCAAAAGTGGTTTTTTATGCAGACAAGATGACACAATCTATGCGTGCTGCCATTGATGAAACAAATCGCCGAAGAAAGCTGCAACAAGATTATAATAAAAAACATAACATTACTCCGGTGAGTGTAAAGCGTGAAGTGACCAAAAGTATCAGCAACATGCAGGCATTAATTGCGCAAGCATCTAAGTCTAAAAAGAAGAAGAAAGAAGAGCAGGCATTATCCGGCGATGCTATTGTTGTACGTATTACCATGCTCGAAAAACAAATGCAGGATGCGGCCGAACGCCTTGATTTTGAAACCGCAATTGCCCTGCGCTCTGAGTGGCAGGAATTGAAAAAGCAGCAGTAATAAAGCAAGGTGTGGTTTATAAATATGGTTTTTAAAGAAAGAATACCAATGCGTATCAAAATATTAGCAAGTTTATTGAGCGTTATGTCTGTATTTATACTGAGTGCTATGGACGGGCAAGCAGAGTGGTGTGTGGGATTACCATCTGATATGTGGTTTGAAATTGTGGTTCGATTACAAGATCCGTTGGCAGAAAAAAATATAAATGAACAGATACAAACATTAGCTTGTATGCGAAATGTCAGTAGATTTTTTAATAATTTGTTATCAGTTCCCGTAATGAGCAAGATATTACAAAGTGTGAATTATGAGGAACATCTTTTAAATAAATCTTTATTTGTAGTGATTGAGAAAAATAATGCAGCCATGATTTGGTTACAAGCATTGCTGCAGGCAGGAGCAAATAAAGATGCACGAGATGAAGAGCAAAAAACACCATTACATGAAGCAGCTCAAAGGGGGCATACAGTCTATGTACAAGAATTGCTACAGATAGGAGCAGATAAAGATGCAAAGAATTTGCTTCAATATACACCATTACATTTTGCGGCTAGTAATGGCGATGTAGCATGTGTACAAGCATTGTTACAGGCAGGAGTAGAGGTGGACGCAAGAGAAGGTCGTAAGCAATGGACGCCATTATGTCAAGCGGTTAGTAATGGCCATATAACATGCGTACAAGAATTGCTGCAGGCAGGAGCAGAGGTGAATACAAAAGATAGTAGAAAAAAATGGACGCCATTGCATGTAGCGGCTAAAAGTGGTTATGTGGTATGTATGCAAGCATTGTTGGATGCAGGAGCCAATAAGGATGCAGAAAATTGGTGTTTAAATACGCCATTGTTTGTAGCGGTTATTAATGGTTGTACGGGATGTGTGCAGGCATTGTTGGATGCGGGAGCAGATAAAGATAAAAGGTACGGTAATTATTTAACACTGTTACATGTAGCAGCTCAAGTGGGACATGTAGCATGTGTACAAGTATTGCTGAATGCAGGAATAGATAAAAACGCAAAAGATAATGAACAATGGACACCATTACATGTAGCGATTAAAGGTGGTTATGTAGCATGTGTGCAAGCATTGCTAGATGCAGGAGCAGAGGTAAATGCAAAAGCAAACGTGCATGTAGACGATTGGTATCAAATAACACCGTTGCATGTAGCGGCTAAAGGTGGTTATGTAGCATGTGTACAGGCATTGTTAGATGCAGGAGCAGAGGTGAATGCAAGAGATAGTTATGAAGAAATGTCATTGCATTTGGCAGCTACTTGTGGTCATATAGCGAGTGTGCAAGCATTGTTGGATGCAGGGGCAGATGCATACGCAAAAAATTGGCTAAAACGAACACCTACAGATATAGCCAGGAAACTTGGATTTATTGAGCTTGCGAACATGATAGAAAATTATAAATCATAAAATTTATATGACACCGAGTCGTTAGTAATCGTAAGGATAAATAATATGTATGCTTTCAAGATATTTATGATGGGATTATGTGTTATATCAACACTGAGCGCAATGAAGCGAACTCATGATACTGCATCATTAGAACAATCAGAGCAACACATTGAGTCAATTGAACTAACAGGTGGAGATGAGCAGGCTGAATGGTTTCTAGGCTTACCACGGGATATGTGGTTTGAAGTTGTACTGCGCATAAATGAGCCTTTGGTGGAACATGATATTGAAGAGTTAAAAATTATTAAATTATTAACGTTACAAAGCTTACCTGAAAGCGATATGTTTCAAAAAGGTACATTAGCAAGAACTCTCAAGGACTTGGCTTCTTTACGAGCTACAAACTCATTTTTCAATAAATTGCTTTCTGCGCAATTAATGGGTGGTGCGTTAAAAGAACAATTCAGTTATTCACCACGAGATTGGAAAAATACATTATACAAATTGGTAGAAAAAAGTGCTCAAGGCACTAGTTGGCTTAGAGCGTTTTTGCAGGTAAACCATGATACGGATTACTATCTCATGTATTGGGCTATTGATGCTGGTCATGAGCAAATGTTAGATGTATTAGCAGAACATATGGATATTGAGGTAAGACCTAATGGTCCTTCTGATGAAACAATATTATATTCTGCATTGGGCAGAATTCCGTGTTTACAGATATTACTTAAGCATGGAGTAAATGTTAATGTAACAAATAGTGAGGGGAAGACTCCTTTACATACTGCAATCATATGGTGTAGTGGTCACAAAAGTATTCCATCATTATTGCAAGCGGGAGCAGATAAAGATGCACGAGATAATAACCAATGGACACCATTACATCATGCAGCTTTTCATGGCAATGTAACGTGTGTACAGGCATTATTAGATGCAGGAGCAGATAAAGATGCAAAAGACAATACAGGACAAACACCATTATATAAACCATTCTCAGTAATATATGTTACTTATGAACCTCTCATGCAAAGTTATTTAGCATGCATGCATACATTGCTACAAGCAGGAGCAGATAAAAATACAAAGGATAATGACGGAAACACGCCATTGCATAGAGCTATTATGTTACGCCATAGACGTGGCGCAGAAATATTGCTACAAGCAGGAGCAGATAAGAATATAAGAAATAATCAAGGTGAAACACCGGTTGATTTGGTTCAATATAGATATCCTGATATGGCAGATATACTAGAGAGTGGTAATAATCGTATATCCAAGCTTATGGTAGGTTTCATTATTGGAGTAGCTGGAGGAGCGGTGTTGTGTGAGTACCTCTTTTGAAAAATTAAAGTAGTATGATTGAACAAAGTAATTTTACTGGTCTCATATTTATGAACCGCAGCATAGCCTGCGGTTTTTTACTTTTCATCACATATTTTTTATACTTACCTTTCTAATCTATTATATAAGGTGAGAGTATGCGTATTAAGATGTATCAGGTAGTTATATTACTTTTTGTTGGATTAATAACATTTAGCTTGGGATTTTGTACCATGAAAAAAGATATGCCGTTAATTGATACGATTACCAGTGTGCAACAGGTAGTACATTTATTTCCAAAAAATCCGCAAGAAATAAGTACCAGAACTGATCGCTACATGATGCAGGCACAAAAAGCATTAGATGCTATTATTGCAATTCCTCATGATCAACGTACGTTTATAAATACGGCCAAAGCATTAGATGATGTATGTGGCGCATCTGATTTGGCAATAGGCGGCAACATGATTGAAGTTATGGAGCATGTACATCCGGATGCAGCAATGCGTCAAGCAGCGCATGATGCAGCATTGCGCATGCAAGCGTTTTGGATTGATCAGGTAAGTAATAATAAAAAACTATATGAAGCGTTTAAAGCATATGTTGCAGGTAATAAAAACAAAGAGCATCTGACTCCTGAGCAAGAATATTTTATTGAAGAAACGATGAAAGGCTTCAGACGCGCGGGGCTTGATTTACCTGATACCGAACTTGAACAATTGCGTACATTAAAAAAAGATATTGCAAAGTTATGTTTAGAATTTTCCCAAAATATTGCAGTGGACAATACAACTATTGTGGTTCCTCAATCGGGTCTTGCAGGCTTGGATGAAGATTTTATTGCAAGTCTTAAAAAAACTGATGATGGGCAGTACATCTTGGGCGTAGATTACCCAACGTACTTTAATGTCATAGAAAATTGTGCCGTAGAAGATACGCGTAAAAAACTTGCTATAGCGTTTAATAATCGTGCATACCCAGTCAATGCAGAATTGCTCAAACAGATTATTACAAAGCGTGATGAGTTGGCAAAAAAGTTAGGCTATAACAGTTATGCTGATTATGATTTGGATGAGCAAATGGTCAAATCGGTTAATCGAGCACAACAATTTATGGATGATTTATTGACGAAATCGCAGCAAAAAGTTGATCAAGAACTTGCGCAGCTCAAACGTGACTTGCCTGAGTCAGTAACATTAGCAGCTGATGGTACCATCAAGCCATGGGATTTTAGCTATATGCAAAATCAATATAAAAAGAAGCACCTTGCTGTTGATGAACGTGCCTTATCTGAATACTTTCCTATGCAAAAGACGGTTGATGGTTTGTTTGATATTTATAAACAGTTTTTTGGTATTGATTTCAAAAAAGTGCCTCATACTCAAATTTGGCATGAAGATGTAGAGCTTATTGAGGTATATAGCAAAGATGGTCATGAATTGTTGGGTTATATTTTCTTAGATTTATACCCACGCCCAAATAAATTTAGCCATGCAGCACAGTGGGGGCTAAGTCCCGCTCTCCAGCGTGATGGTAAGAAGATTCCTGCGGTGGTGTTGGTAGTGGCAAATTTTCCTAAACCAACTGGTGATAAACCAGCATTACTCAAACGCAGTGATGTTAATACATTTTTCCATGAGTTTGGACATGCGCTGCATACGGTATTTGGTAGAACAGAACTTGCATCACAAGCCGGCACCAATGTAAAGAATGATTTTGTTGAATTGCCATCACAAATGCTTGAAGAATGGTTGTGGGATCGTGATATGCTCAAAAAAGTGAGTGGTCACTACAAAACCGGTGCGCCATTACCTGATGACATGATTGATAATATTCTTGCACTCAAGACGTTTGATTCTGGTAATTTCTTGCAGCGACAATTAGTGCTGTCTAAGCAAGCGTTGCATTATTATATGCCCGGTGCAGACAAAGATCCTTATCAAATCATGAAGGATTTGCATGATGCATACCGTCCACAGTTTACCTGGATGCCGGAAAATCACTTTTATGCTTCTTGGGGGCATTTGACGGGATATGCGGCAAAATATTATGGCTACATGTGGTCGAAGGTGTTTGCGCTTGATATTTTTGAAGAAATAAAAAAACATGGGTTGCTTAACCCTGAAATAGGCCAAAAATATATCAATACAGTGATTGGCAAAGGTGGTAGTGCTGATCCAAATGAATTGCTCAGAAATTTTCTGGGACGCGAGCCAAATAATAAAGCGTTTTTAAAAGATTTGGGATTGATGCAGTAGGTTTATGCGCCACTACGGAATAGTTTTACATCGTTTTTTCCCAAAAAAGTATACCATTGCACTACTTGATAGCCAGCTTGGTAGAATTGATGCTGTTGTGCGGTACGATACTGCTATGCTTGGTGCGCTCATTAGTTATGAGATTGAATATAAACGTACCACTTATTTTATACAGGCAGTGCAGATAGAAGATGCACCGCTTGCATTAGCACAATCTGATATTTTATTTCTACATCATGTGCTTGAACTATGTTATCATTTTATGCCGGTAGGAAGTTGTGTAGCAGATATGTTTGAACTCGTGCAATTTATCTATAAACCAGTTCAGCACAATATGTTTATCAAAAAAATTTTTTTATTTAAATTGCTCTATACGCTGGGTATGAGTGCACCGGAAGAGCATGAGCATGGTTTTTTTGAGTATTTGGCTACGGTGTCTATTGACACACTTGATGCTAAGCAATTAGATTTAACATACGAAAAAAAATTAGATAGATGGTTATTGTATTGTATGGCAGAATATACAGATATACAAACTTTAAAAACCATACATTTTTTAGTAAAAAGCAGGGTGGCATGAAAAATTTGATACATATTTTTTCGATAGTAATGATATTGGTACCTAGTGTTAGTGTGTCCATGGGGGCAAATGATTTACTCAGCCAGGCGGGATCAACGTTGCGTACAGCCGGTGAGAAAATTTTTGTTGATGTGATAGAAGAAAAAAAACAAAAACGTGCCGAACTTCAAAAAGAAAAAACTACCTTAGAACAAGCGACAGATAAATTCCAGCTTGATACCAGTGAGCAGTTACAAGTACTTGATCAAGAAATTACACAAGTCAAAACAGAATTACGCCGTAATCCTGTTGATGATTTTTTTAACAAAAAACTAACTATACTCAATGAATTATACCAAGGTATTAAAGATCTGCAGAAAGCACGCGAAGAGTTGATCTCTATCTTGGATGAGCACATTAAATTATTGTCCACATATCTTGAAGATACTGATTTTAGTCGATTTAAAAAAGATCATAAGTTTAAAGACTACCTTATTTATTACTCATTTGATGATTTACACCAATTGCACCAATCTATTTTGGATCAAGAACGCCGTGTTGCACAGTTAACTGAGCAAATAAATAATGCAAAAACAGAGCTTGGTCATCGCAAGCAAAGTGCAGCGGCAGCAGCACAGGTCTTTAAACAAAAACGAGAAGAACTAGAGCGATTTCCAAAAGAGTTTGAACCTGAGGCTAATGAGCAAGAAAACCTTACTTTAATTAATCTTGAAGAACGCTTGTTTAGTATTCGTAATCAACTTGATGAGTTGCGTTTACGTGAAATTCTGCAAAAAATTGCATTATTTGAAACAAAAAAATTTATAGCAGAAGGTCAGCTGCGTATATTGAAAGATGAGTTTAGGCGTATCAAGCCGGCAATTCGTGTGAGTGAAGCAGATGTTGCGAATGCCAAACAAGAACTTGCAAATAAGCGCAAAAAACATCTTGCCATGCAAGATGTGTATCGCCAGCGGTTAGGAGTAGTGCTGGCAGATAAACAAGAAAAGAGTAATACGCTCGAAGTAATGAGCAAACGGTTCAATGTGCCATTGGGTGCAGATCTTGATGCATGGCGTATAGAGCCGCAACAAACAGTGGCATCTTATTTGGGAGTTTGCCAAGTTGGTGCAATGAATGCGTACATACTATTACTTGAAACAAAACGACGCTTACTTGATTTGCAGAGTACCATAGAAACAGTTATTTCCAATAATGAGGCAATTCAGTTACAAGTCAAAGAGTCATTCCACAAATTGAACAGTGGTGCTTTTTCTTCCGAAGATGCAATTGCTCAAGAGCTAAAAAAATATGATGCACCACGGTCAGAAGCAAAAGCAAATATTACCTTGTATCGTACCGAGATACAAAATATAGATGAGCAGCTTGAAGGGCAAAAGAAAATTCTCGATGTTATTGCGCAGTTGCGTAAAAATATTCAAGACAATCAATCGCGTATATTCAAGCATGCAGGTAAAGAATATCTTACCTGCATAGAAATGCTTGCTCGAGCAGAGCGTTCGGTAAAAGAGCGTATTGATTTACTCAAGTTATTGAACAGTATTTATGGTGAAGGCATAGATGCTGCTGAACGTACCATTCGTCAAATTAACTTTATTATTGCAGAAATGAATGCAATCACTATTTGGTATCGCCCCGAATATGCAATTTCATGGGAAGGTGTCAAAAATATTGTCAAAGATGTAGAAGTTTTCTTTACCGATGTGTACACCTATTTACGACGTATTAGCTTTGAGTCAATTGTTGAGATAGTGCAAGACACGATAGAAAATCCATATAATACCTTGTTTATTCTTTTGAAATTATTAATTTTAGTTGTTGGATTATTTGTAGTTCGTCTGTGTATCACGCCGGTAGTTGCGCTACTTATGCGCATGCATACGGGTGGTATTATACGCGTACTGAGTATGATGCTTATTGTGCTACTTAAGTTTATACATACCTATTTTGTGAGCATAACAATTTGGGTAGTATTACTTGCCGCTATTATGACGCAGTTTGTATTAGACCCATACATATATATATTGTTTTATTTGGGATCTATTCCTTATTTGCTTGTATTGTCAAATTGCTTTATTCGCTTTATGTCTACGTTTAATAAACAAGAGCAGTATCCAATTTTGAGCCAAGAATTTGAACGTCGGTTTATGATAGTTTTTTCTACGCTATTATATGCGACTATTATTATTTTCTTATTTCGTGAAGCATTTGAAGTTTTCCGCTGGATTAGAGATTATCAATCAGAGTTAGCAAGTATTTTGTTTGCTATAAATTATATTATTTTCCAGATCGGTTTAATTTTCTTAATATCCAAAGAACAAATACTCAATGTATTACCTGACAATAATAATTTTAGCCATTGGGTGCGAGATCAAGTTGATAGATATTATGCATTGTTACTGTTAGCAGTAATTACTATTATTGTAATGATCAATCCATACGTAGGTTTTGGAAGTTTGGTCTGGTATTTGCTCAAAGGCATATTCTTGACCAGTTTGCTTGCTGCAGGATTGTTCTGGCTATATGGTGTGTTCAAAAATGTTGCATCACGGGTGTTTTTTGCGCGTGAAGATGAAATTGTACGTGAGCGATTTTCTCATGCAAAGACATGGTTTGGTTTACTTATTATCACCTTATTTATATGTGTAGGTATACTCGGTATTGTACTTAATGCATATATATGGGGGTGGCCACTGGGGCTCAAAGATGTCGGCAGCTGGCTGAGTGAACCGCTTATACCTGGCGTTACGCCACCAATTACCGTAATGTCGATTCTCAAACTTATTACGTTTGTGTTGGGAGGGTTACTCGTATCATATGCGCTCAATCGTTTTGTGCTTGATAAAATATTTGATTTGCTTCTTGTTGATATGGGTGTACAACACACGGTTACCAGTATATCTCGGTATCTGATTGTTATTGCTACCGTGTTTCTTGGCTTACAGAATGTTGGCCTTGGGAATCTTGTCATTTGGATTGTGGGTGCATTGGCACTTGGGGTTGGTTGGATATTAAAAGAACCAATCAGTGATTTTGTTGGTTATTTTATAATTTTAGTACAGCGTCCACTTAAAATTGGTGATTTTATTCAAATAGATGAAAATACGCTTGGCGTGGTACGTAAAATTACACCACGATCTATTGTTTTACGCAGAAAAAATAGCACAACCATTGTAGTTCCTAATTCATATGTTATTAATCATGCAATAGTAAACTGGAACTATGTACGTAAATTTATTGCGTTTAATGACATTCTTATTGTTATTGATTATGCACATGATCCTGCTTTTGTGCTGCAAGTACTTACCGAGGCTGTTGAGTCCCATCCAAAAGTATTGAAAAATCCGCGGCCGATTGTACGTCTTGATGATTTTTCTGAATATGGATATAAATTCATGGTGCGTGGTTTTTTGAGTGATGTGTATACGTTGGATCAATGGGTTATTGCAAGCGATGTACGTATTTTGATCGTCAAAAAATTACAGGAACATGGTATTGATATTGCAGTACCGGTGCGTCGTTATGTATCAGTCGTACAACCGGGTATTGGAGAAAAACCAGGTATTCCTGAAAATGGCAGAATATCAGAAGGTAAAGGCATGAAAGAGTAAGCTTTTATACTTTTATGGTAATACTTTTTTTGAGTAACTTACGTACATTTTTAGGGACAGTACGGTATTGCTTGGACAATACGGGGTATTTTGATAAATCTATATGACGATTCTTTTTTGCAGCTTGTATGAGCGCAGTAATGAGCAATAGTTGATTGGTTGTAGTGGCTGTTTTTAGAGAATGTAGGGCATTTATTTCTCGTTCATTGAAGAGTTCTAGTTTGGTAATTATGTGATTTCCCCACGTTGACCGTGCTATGGATCTGCCATTTGCACTTATAGTGTATAGGTTAAAATCATCGGGATGTTTTTTCTTTAGTTTACCCGATATATTTTGTTGTGCGCACGTGGCTTGCATAAATAAGTGTGCAGTAGAATTTGTTTCTGTATGAATTGGAAATTTTGCAGAATACTCGAATTCTTGAGTATTTCTAATACGGGTCCCCGTTTGTGTGCTCCATGTAGTATGAGTACCATCATAATGAATACCGGTGATTTGCGTATCATGATTAAAATATAATTCCATAAGTGGTTTGGTTGTAATTGTTATATATGTATTATTTGCTATGTCCCATACATGTATGCCGTATGTATTTATGTCGGTGTTTTTTATGTATGATGCAAGCATAGTACTCGCATTGTTGAAGCATAATTTTTTTATATTGTAAGGTATTTTTGTACTGGTATAACGGGTGACATGTGTATCTGTTGTACTATAATTTGTAGTATCATAAATGGTAATAAGGTTATCATGTGCCACCGCAATAAGGGTGCCATCAGCATTCAGATTGCATGTTGAACCAACAAATGGTGACTGATGAGGTGAACAAAACCCGTACAATTGCCATAATTGAATACTATTGTCTGCTGATACCGATGCGGCATATTTGTTTTTTTGATCAAAATGTAGAGATATAATTTTTTGTGTATGTGGTTGTCGATACGATCTTAAATGAGTACCATACATACCATCCCAAAAGCACACTTCACCTTGTGTAGATCCGTTAACAAAGATATTATCAGGACTTATACCCATACAAGAGACAGGGTACGTAAACCAGTATGTTATAATTCGTTTCTTTGTAGTGGCTAAATTAAGTGTAATAATCTGTTGTATTATTTTATTACGTATGCAACGGTCAATAGCACATTCAAGTGGCAGGGGGAAGTGTTCTAAGCGTTGATGTAGAATAGTGCGCCATTGCCATAATGTCTGTGGCGATTGGGTTATTCTTTGTACAAAGATATTGATAGCTAATTGTAACAAATCGTCATTGCCCACATAATCACTTGTAATAATTAAGTCTTGCACATCATGTATAGGTAGCGTGAATAGATATTCTTTGATCTTAGTTTGGCTTTGATATGCGCTATTACAGACAACAAAAAGCAATCGTGCTTGCCGCATGCCTATAGATAATTCAAGTGGGCCATTTAACATAGCTACGTTTTCAAACAATGCATACGTAGCAGCTAGCGATTTTTTTATACGTATTGGTGTGCCATTTAATTCAGCATGCTTATCCATACCAGGTAGTATGTTTGCAAAAAACAAACTATACAAAACAAGTAGGTATAGCTTATTGATATACATGGCACACCCATGTAAAATTATTGTTTTATTTTTTTTGTATTTTTTAATAATCGTTTATATATGCCGGACATATATATGCCATAACCAATCATATACAAAGAGCCGACAATAACTATGCTGTTAAAAAATGGAATAGGTACACCGTAGCGATCGAGTAGCAACACCAAGCCGGCTATTGCTAATACAAAACCTTTGTGCTGCGTGCTGAGCGTTTCAAATGGGTTGAGGATATTCATCACTTCTCCTTTTTTATAATTATTTTCAGAAGTAATAGAACAATGCAATGTGTAATCGCGTGTTGCTTACTGGTACTGCATTTTCAATTTTACCTTGTGGGCCAATATCACCAAATGCTGCGCGATCATATTCAATTTCAGCGCCTATAGTTAACTTACTAATTCTCCATCGTATGCGTGGTGCAACCCGTGCTGCATATTGAATGTTTGGTGCATGTGCAAAAATAATTGGGTTACCTTCTGCGTTTCTAAATAATACATCTTTTGAACCAATATTTTTTGTGTAACCAATAAATATTCCAGGCTCTAATGTTTCCCATTTGGTTCCAACTATGTCAACCCAACCGGCTAGAGCTCGCGTATTTGTATAGTCTTGTTCACCGGTACACGCATTTCTACTTTTGACTGCATAGCCACTGATTTGTTGTAAATCAAATAAGTTTTCTCCATATACAAACTTACTACGCAATCGCCAATTTTCATACTGTAGAGCAACGTACACAATTGCCGAGGTACTACTTATTGATTCATTAACCTTAAAAATTTCTCCTGTCAAGGGACTGGTTGCACTCAACCGTGGTTTGAGTCGTTTCCAATCTGCTGCAAAGCCGAAAAAATGATTATTCAAATAAAAACGAACTTGGCCATGTAAATCTGGTGTAATAGCATTGCGTAAGTACGTGGTGCGTGGACCTTCTGGGCCATCACTTGGGTAATCAAGTTGCGTAACTAATGCCGTAATAATCTTTATAGTTGAAACATCAAATGTAGAGATAATTTGTGGTGAGAATGCATATGGTTGATACGGAAATCCGAGTGACGTAGAGATCATATCTGCTTGTGCTTCGGGTACATAAAGTGGATGCCAATATTGTCCGGCACGCAGATGGATACGTTTCCAGTCAAGCTGCCAGAATGCATGGCGCATGGTTACTAAATTGGGCAAATCTTTTTTGCCGAAAAAGTCGACTTCAACATATCCCCAGCTGTTAGCGCTATTGACCTTTGGGCCGTTAATTTTGACTTCCAGACGGGTACGAATGGGTAACATGTTGAATTCGCCATTTGCGTTTATATCATTGTCACATCTATCGGCTATTTTTTCTTTTGGCCAATAAATACCAAAACCGTCACGTTCGGTAACTACTTGACGTGTGTCCCAAAATGTACTGTGGCGTACATATCCTGAGAATTCGAACGTCTCAAGAAATGTCTTGTTCAGTTTTTCTGCCATACTGTATGAAGTTGTGGCAGTAACTGCCAAAAGAAGAATAATTTTTTTGTATACTACCATCTTTTTTCCATATCTGTTGTCTTGTAAGTACCCTATATCATCTAGCGGTTATTGCAATAAATTTTTATACGCTATTCGGACTAGAAATCATAATACAGCGCAAGTAATAAGCGTGTGTTACTGGTTGGTTTTGCGTTAGTGACAGTACCATCAGATGTAATAGTACCAAATGATGCGCGTGTATATTCGAGCTCTAATCCTATGGTAAATTTTTTGATGACGTACCGAAGGCGTGGTGATATACGAAACAAAATGTCGATGTCAGCACCAAAGGAGTAGATAGTATTTTCTTTGATGCCGTTTGCATCAGTAATATTTTGAATAATCGTTTTTGGTGCGCCTAGGTTTTTATCAACACCAATAAATAGCCCGGGTTCCACCGTATGGTATTTTTTTATTGCGCTATCAATCCAGAAACTAATATTGCGGAGATTAGTATACGTACGTATGTCGGTGGATGGTTGAACTGAATGTACGGCATAACCGCCTAGCCCACCATAATCAGTCAAGTTACCACCATACATTAGTTTTGTGTGCATAGAGAACGTATTCCAATTGAATGCTGCATATGCGAGTATAGCAAAGCTATTGAGTGCGGTAGATGTTTTTACATCTTTGTTGGTAACCAAGCGTGGAACTAAGCGTTTGTAATCTACCCCACATCCAAAAAAGTGATTACGAATTCTTGTTTTAATTTGCATATGTAGATTAGGTACAAGCGCATTACGAATATAGGTCGTGCTTGCACCAATAGGTCCCAAGCTCGGACAATCAAGCTCGGTTGCTGCACACAGAATAATTTCTAGACGATCACCTCGGACGTAGGTGTGGCGTACTTGTGGTACGCGTGCATATAAATCAATGGGTTGCCCAGAGTTATAAGAAATAGTGTCTGCAAAACATTCTGGTATGTACATAGGGTGCCAAAATTGTCCTGCTAAAATAGCACTATGTTTCCACGATAAATGTATGAATGCAAGTCGCATGCGCAAAATACTACCAAAGTCTAAATTGGTAATAAATTCGG contains:
- a CDS encoding mechanosensitive ion channel produces the protein MKNLIHIFSIVMILVPSVSVSMGANDLLSQAGSTLRTAGEKIFVDVIEEKKQKRAELQKEKTTLEQATDKFQLDTSEQLQVLDQEITQVKTELRRNPVDDFFNKKLTILNELYQGIKDLQKAREELISILDEHIKLLSTYLEDTDFSRFKKDHKFKDYLIYYSFDDLHQLHQSILDQERRVAQLTEQINNAKTELGHRKQSAAAAAQVFKQKREELERFPKEFEPEANEQENLTLINLEERLFSIRNQLDELRLREILQKIALFETKKFIAEGQLRILKDEFRRIKPAIRVSEADVANAKQELANKRKKHLAMQDVYRQRLGVVLADKQEKSNTLEVMSKRFNVPLGADLDAWRIEPQQTVASYLGVCQVGAMNAYILLLETKRRLLDLQSTIETVISNNEAIQLQVKESFHKLNSGAFSSEDAIAQELKKYDAPRSEAKANITLYRTEIQNIDEQLEGQKKILDVIAQLRKNIQDNQSRIFKHAGKEYLTCIEMLARAERSVKERIDLLKLLNSIYGEGIDAAERTIRQINFIIAEMNAITIWYRPEYAISWEGVKNIVKDVEVFFTDVYTYLRRISFESIVEIVQDTIENPYNTLFILLKLLILVVGLFVVRLCITPVVALLMRMHTGGIIRVLSMMLIVLLKFIHTYFVSITIWVVLLAAIMTQFVLDPYIYILFYLGSIPYLLVLSNCFIRFMSTFNKQEQYPILSQEFERRFMIVFSTLLYATIIIFLFREAFEVFRWIRDYQSELASILFAINYIIFQIGLIFLISKEQILNVLPDNNNFSHWVRDQVDRYYALLLLAVITIIVMINPYVGFGSLVWYLLKGIFLTSLLAAGLFWLYGVFKNVASRVFFAREDEIVRERFSHAKTWFGLLIITLFICVGILGIVLNAYIWGWPLGLKDVGSWLSEPLIPGVTPPITVMSILKLITFVLGGLLVSYALNRFVLDKIFDLLLVDMGVQHTVTSISRYLIVIATVFLGLQNVGLGNLVIWIVGALALGVGWILKEPISDFVGYFIILVQRPLKIGDFIQIDENTLGVVRKITPRSIVLRRKNSTTIVVPNSYVINHAIVNWNYVRKFIAFNDILIVIDYAHDPAFVLQVLTEAVESHPKVLKNPRPIVRLDDFSEYGYKFMVRGFLSDVYTLDQWVIASDVRILIVKKLQEHGIDIAVPVRRYVSVVQPGIGEKPGIPENGRISEGKGMKE